A part of Desulfomicrobium baculatum DSM 4028 genomic DNA contains:
- a CDS encoding NifB/NifX family molybdenum-iron cluster-binding protein, with amino-acid sequence MKVAIPTVGTRVDEHFGHARTFTIFALNDANEVIEEETFFPPSGCGCKSTVGVTMQAKGVSIMLAGNIGQGAINKMAEHGITVIRGCEGEIRDVLTRWTNGEIKDQNILCNHEGCTH; translated from the coding sequence ATGAAAGTCGCCATCCCCACTGTTGGAACCCGCGTGGACGAACATTTCGGCCATGCCCGTACCTTCACCATTTTCGCCTTGAACGACGCAAATGAAGTCATTGAAGAGGAAACCTTTTTCCCGCCCTCGGGTTGCGGCTGCAAATCCACCGTGGGCGTGACCATGCAGGCCAAGGGCGTATCCATCATGCTCGCCGGCAATATCGGCCAGGGCGCCATCAATAAAATGGCCGAGCATGGCATCACGGTCATTCGCGGCTGCGAAGGCGAAATCCGCGACGTGCTGACCCGCTGGACCAACGGCGAAATCAAGGACCAGAACATTCTCTGCAATCACGAAGGCTGCACACACTAG
- a CDS encoding YchJ family protein, with protein sequence MDCPCRSGREFEECCAPIIAGEIPAPSPEALMRSRYTAFCRDEMDYLQNSLVEENRAEFKAEDVRRWNKDTDWLNLEILETATDGDTGMVLFRVSFRHKGGTQSLTERSRFVRRDGRWYYLEGEYETETVRHESPKVGRNDPCPCGSGKKFKKCCG encoded by the coding sequence ATGGACTGCCCCTGCCGTTCTGGACGCGAATTCGAAGAATGCTGCGCCCCCATTATCGCCGGAGAAATCCCCGCGCCCAGCCCCGAAGCCTTGATGCGCTCGCGCTACACCGCTTTTTGCCGCGACGAGATGGACTATCTCCAGAACTCCCTGGTCGAAGAAAACCGCGCGGAGTTCAAGGCCGAGGACGTACGTCGCTGGAACAAGGACACGGATTGGCTGAATCTGGAAATCCTGGAGACCGCCACGGACGGGGACACGGGCATGGTCCTTTTCCGGGTGAGCTTTCGGCACAAAGGTGGCACGCAGAGCCTGACCGAGCGCAGCCGCTTTGTGCGCCGCGATGGCCGCTGGTACTACCTCGAAGGCGAATACGAGACCGAGACGGTCCGCCATGAGAGCCCCAAGGTCGGCCGCAACGACCCCTGCCCGTGCGGAAGCGGCAAGAAATTCAAGAAGTGCTGCGGCTGA
- a CDS encoding carboxymuconolactone decarboxylase family protein: MSTGKPKHYQKLQEMYPELIAAAEALGKAAQEAGPLSEKEMHLVQLGASAALRSEGAVRSHARRALQAGATAEEIRHAVILLTSTIGFPTVAAALDWLEKVLD, from the coding sequence ATGAGCACGGGCAAACCGAAACACTATCAGAAATTGCAGGAAATGTATCCGGAACTCATCGCCGCCGCCGAGGCTCTGGGCAAGGCCGCGCAGGAAGCCGGACCCTTGAGCGAAAAGGAGATGCACCTTGTGCAGCTCGGCGCTTCCGCCGCCTTGCGTTCCGAAGGCGCGGTACGCAGCCATGCCCGGCGGGCGCTTCAGGCCGGGGCCACGGCGGAGGAAATCAGGCACGCCGTCATTCTCTTGACCAGCACCATCGGATTTCCTACGGTCGCGGCGGCTCTGGACTGGCTTGAAAAGGTTCTGGACTAA
- a CDS encoding ABC transporter ATP-binding protein encodes MTQKAVISVRGLTMGFGELVIMENLDFDIHPGEIFVILGGSGCGKSTLLKHLVGLYTPMAGKITIAGIPLEPDNEDSFKRILARIGVMYQGGALFSSMTLGENVALPITEYSKLKGAAVDELVSLKLRQVGLEGFEHHLPEELSGGMKKRAAIARALALNPEILFLDEPSAGLDPISSAELDALILRLNRTLGTTFVVVTHELSSIFTIAKRVVMLDKESKSIIADGDPHELKNASTHPFVRQFFNRQPEMEK; translated from the coding sequence ATGACCCAAAAAGCAGTCATCTCCGTGCGCGGCCTGACCATGGGATTCGGCGAACTGGTCATCATGGAAAACCTGGACTTCGACATCCACCCCGGTGAAATCTTTGTCATCCTGGGCGGGAGCGGATGCGGCAAATCCACCCTGCTCAAGCATCTGGTCGGGCTGTACACGCCCATGGCCGGAAAAATCACCATCGCCGGAATACCCCTCGAACCCGACAACGAGGACAGCTTCAAACGGATTCTGGCCCGCATCGGCGTCATGTACCAGGGCGGAGCGCTCTTCTCTTCCATGACCCTGGGCGAAAACGTGGCGCTGCCCATCACGGAATATTCAAAGCTCAAGGGAGCGGCCGTGGACGAACTGGTCAGCCTCAAGCTGCGCCAGGTCGGCCTCGAAGGTTTCGAGCACCATCTGCCGGAGGAGCTTTCCGGAGGCATGAAGAAACGCGCGGCCATCGCACGGGCGCTGGCGCTCAATCCGGAGATTCTTTTTCTGGACGAACCCTCGGCGGGCCTGGACCCCATCAGTTCGGCCGAACTCGACGCCCTCATCCTGCGCCTGAACCGCACCCTGGGCACGACCTTTGTCGTCGTCACCCACGAGCTGTCCTCCATTTTCACCATTGCGAAAAGGGTCGTCATGCTCGACAAGGAAAGCAAATCCATCATCGCCGATGGCGATCCGCACGAACTCAAAAACGCAAGCACCCATCCCTTCGTGCGCCAATTCTTCAACAGACAGCCGGAAATGGAGAAATAA
- the ybgF gene encoding tol-pal system protein YbgF, producing MRSTLVFVTGMLVGVLLSWASGPASMYLARGWPALRLVETPARMVPSLTSVQDDNVAMGRPSASVLRRPVTRSVRMATSNVILVREAAVSSNATGAHASAQIPAGLGAPVVAANATIGSAAEPSAAPLPESVHAAKAGLKTAAPVPDISKSKSGSSKSVPDISKSESGSYKARPVTSRPDSAVTAKAPAASADALKKKAAAEISPEQEYARALKSYQNGRHALAREQFAAFMRNFPRHRLLPNALYWTGETWYAEARYDRAMKYFTQVVQDHPRHGKSADALLKLAYSALRQGQHEQAGVYLQQLEVRYPDSPASRLGRQARGRIQGCSEFITVALARG from the coding sequence ATGAGATCAACGCTGGTCTTCGTGACCGGAATGCTTGTCGGCGTTCTGCTTTCCTGGGCAAGCGGTCCTGCGTCCATGTATCTTGCCCGTGGCTGGCCTGCCTTGCGGCTGGTGGAGACGCCCGCCAGGATGGTGCCCAGTCTCACGTCCGTGCAGGACGACAATGTCGCCATGGGGAGGCCTTCCGCGTCAGTCCTGCGCCGGCCGGTTACGCGCAGCGTGCGCATGGCCACGTCCAACGTGATCCTGGTCCGGGAGGCTGCCGTTTCATCGAATGCGACGGGCGCGCACGCATCGGCGCAGATTCCCGCAGGCCTCGGCGCTCCTGTCGTTGCTGCGAACGCGACCATCGGTTCCGCTGCCGAACCGTCCGCCGCGCCCTTGCCTGAATCCGTTCACGCTGCAAAGGCTGGGCTAAAAACAGCCGCGCCAGTGCCGGATATTTCCAAATCAAAGTCGGGCAGTTCCAAATCAGTGCCGGATATTTCTAAATCAGAGTCGGGTAGTTACAAAGCACGGCCGGTCACTTCCAGGCCGGATAGCGCAGTCACGGCAAAGGCACCCGCTGCATCGGCGGATGCCTTGAAAAAAAAGGCCGCGGCGGAAATATCGCCGGAACAGGAGTACGCCCGCGCCCTCAAGAGCTACCAGAATGGCCGCCATGCGCTGGCCCGGGAGCAGTTTGCCGCGTTCATGCGGAATTTTCCCCGCCACAGGCTTTTGCCCAACGCCCTCTACTGGACCGGGGAGACATGGTATGCCGAGGCTCGCTATGACCGCGCCATGAAGTACTTCACGCAGGTCGTACAGGACCATCCTCGCCATGGCAAAAGCGCGGACGCGCTCTTGAAATTGGCCTACTCGGCACTGCGTCAGGGACAGCACGAGCAGGCCGGAGTCTATCTGCAGCAGCTGGAGGTCCGCTACCCCGATTCCCCGGCTTCCCGCCTTGGCCGCCAGGCGCGCGGCAGGATACAGGGGTGCAGCGAATTCATAACGGTGGCGCTGGCCCGTGGATGA
- a CDS encoding DUF401 family protein, with translation MTAIFSIILVFAVMLTGIRLKLGLGLSILTGSLVLALLFGLSPLAWLGAIPDALLTEETFVLCAIIAVILAFSALYSASGQSERFMRAIRAQIRSRSLLLVFFPALIGLLPMPGGAIFSAPMVEKAASELAIPQRDQALINYWFRHIWELAWPLYPGLILASSLAHIPVTGIVALLWAGPLVAIALGWLLILRPALKNAPRLPAIAAKSRCAQDWLGGLPLFTAIAGSIGGEWLCAVLWPGRPMEYGVIAALILASGVSLFMAQAKWTAVLREAGKDNTLALLAVVGAIFIFKEILDQGHVVDVLAQTLGGGSAIYVMAIVLPFLVGFVAGLTIAFVGATFPLLFGLAHSSGQPHLIPVILSLGMYSGYAGIMSSPMHICYLMTCNYFHQDPGKLLPRILVPGLLLIPAGVAVTFLMVPR, from the coding sequence ATGACCGCGATTTTTTCCATCATCCTTGTTTTCGCCGTCATGCTGACGGGCATCCGCCTCAAGCTGGGGCTGGGCCTGTCCATCCTGACGGGCAGCCTCGTGCTGGCGCTGCTCTTCGGTCTTTCGCCCCTGGCCTGGCTGGGTGCCATTCCCGATGCGCTCCTGACCGAAGAGACCTTTGTGCTCTGCGCCATCATCGCCGTCATCCTGGCCTTCAGCGCCCTGTATTCGGCTTCCGGCCAGTCGGAGCGGTTCATGCGCGCCATTCGCGCCCAAATTCGCTCCCGCTCGCTGCTGCTGGTCTTTTTTCCGGCGCTGATCGGCCTCTTGCCCATGCCCGGCGGGGCCATCTTCTCCGCGCCCATGGTCGAAAAGGCGGCCTCGGAGCTGGCCATTCCCCAAAGGGACCAGGCCCTCATCAACTACTGGTTCCGGCACATCTGGGAGCTGGCCTGGCCCCTGTATCCGGGCCTGATCCTGGCCTCATCCCTGGCGCACATCCCGGTGACCGGAATCGTCGCACTGTTGTGGGCGGGGCCGCTGGTGGCCATCGCCCTGGGCTGGCTTCTGATCCTGCGCCCGGCTCTGAAAAACGCGCCCCGGTTGCCCGCCATCGCGGCCAAGTCCCGTTGCGCTCAGGACTGGCTCGGCGGACTGCCGCTTTTCACGGCCATCGCCGGGTCCATCGGCGGCGAATGGCTCTGCGCCGTGCTCTGGCCGGGCAGGCCCATGGAATACGGGGTCATCGCGGCTCTGATCCTGGCCTCCGGGGTCAGCCTGTTCATGGCCCAAGCCAAATGGACGGCGGTGCTGCGGGAGGCGGGCAAGGACAACACCCTGGCTCTTCTGGCCGTGGTCGGCGCGATCTTCATCTTCAAGGAAATCCTGGACCAGGGCCACGTCGTCGATGTCCTGGCGCAGACCCTCGGCGGAGGCAGCGCGATCTACGTCATGGCCATCGTCCTGCCCTTTCTGGTGGGCTTTGTGGCCGGTCTGACCATCGCCTTTGTGGGCGCGACCTTCCCGCTGCTCTTCGGACTGGCCCATTCCTCAGGCCAGCCCCATCTCATCCCGGTGATCCTGAGCCTCGGAATGTACTCCGGATACGCGGGCATCATGTCCTCGCCCATGCACATCTGCTACCTGATGACCTGCAACTACTTCCACCAGGATCCGGGCAAGCTCCTGCCGCGCATCCTCGTGCCCGGCCTGCTGCTCATCCCGGCGGGCGTGGCCGTGACCTTCCTCATGGTTCCGCGCTAG
- a CDS encoding ABC-type transport auxiliary lipoprotein family protein — translation MPIRYLVPFILILTLAGCGAARTTAPDVRYYTLEYESPTPTGQQAKAVIALNRFGVAPEFNTGKIVYRDLSFGRQEYAYHQWRSAPQALVADYLRRDLQQSGLFLAVNQPGSSLSATHQLEGMVEEWMEVDGEDRWLATASLTITLIDLRARAIPEQVLFQRTYRGSEPAAKKNPGSVVEAMSRVMRTLSGRIIADVHAAVIAGKE, via the coding sequence ATGCCCATCCGTTATCTTGTTCCGTTCATTCTGATCCTGACCCTGGCCGGATGCGGCGCGGCCCGGACCACGGCACCGGACGTGCGCTATTACACCCTTGAATACGAAAGCCCGACGCCGACCGGGCAGCAAGCCAAGGCCGTCATCGCGCTGAACCGTTTCGGCGTGGCCCCGGAGTTCAACACCGGCAAGATCGTCTACCGGGATCTGTCTTTTGGCCGGCAGGAATACGCCTATCACCAATGGCGCTCTGCACCGCAGGCCCTGGTGGCCGATTATCTGCGCCGCGACCTGCAGCAAAGCGGCCTCTTTCTGGCCGTGAACCAGCCCGGATCATCGCTGTCCGCCACGCATCAGCTGGAGGGCATGGTCGAGGAGTGGATGGAGGTGGACGGCGAGGACCGCTGGCTGGCCACCGCCAGCCTGACCATCACCCTGATCGACCTGCGCGCCCGCGCCATACCGGAGCAGGTGCTCTTCCAACGCACCTACCGCGGTTCCGAGCCCGCCGCCAAAAAAAATCCCGGCTCAGTGGTCGAAGCCATGAGCCGGGTCATGCGCACGCTGTCGGGACGGATCATCGCCGACGTGCATGCCGCTGTTATCGCGGGGAAAGAGTGA
- a CDS encoding TIGR00730 family Rossman fold protein, translated as MVNKRIRRFGVFPSANEDAQAAKRHVDTPQCQSESYRLAFQDQDFLLREELRPVRLQLELLKPELALQEQQIESTIVIYGSARTMDAETAAVRLEKVLEGLKKNPDDYLLQQELTKARTAVANSRYYEEARKLGRLISENVDTCKHVVITGGGFGIMGAANRGAHDVGAKSIGMNIVLPFEQEPNPYITPELSFQFHYFAIRKMHLLMRAKALVAFPGGFGTMDELFEALTLIQTRKVKPIPVLLFGRRFWHKVVNFEALVEEGTINAEDLNLFQYVSTAEEAWDIIKVSNGRTTPGKP; from the coding sequence ATGGTCAACAAGCGAATCCGTCGTTTCGGTGTTTTTCCCTCGGCCAACGAGGATGCCCAGGCCGCCAAGCGGCATGTGGATACTCCCCAGTGCCAGTCGGAATCCTATCGCCTGGCTTTTCAGGACCAGGATTTTTTGCTGCGCGAGGAGCTTCGGCCCGTGCGTTTGCAGCTTGAGCTGTTGAAGCCCGAGCTGGCCCTGCAGGAACAGCAGATCGAATCAACCATCGTCATCTACGGCAGTGCCCGGACCATGGATGCGGAGACGGCCGCCGTCCGTCTGGAAAAGGTGCTGGAGGGGCTCAAGAAAAATCCCGATGATTACCTGCTGCAGCAGGAACTGACCAAGGCCCGCACGGCCGTGGCTAACAGCCGCTACTACGAAGAGGCGCGCAAGCTCGGGCGGCTCATTTCCGAGAATGTGGATACGTGCAAGCATGTGGTCATCACCGGCGGCGGCTTCGGGATCATGGGCGCGGCCAATCGTGGCGCGCATGACGTGGGGGCCAAGAGCATCGGCATGAACATCGTGCTCCCCTTCGAGCAGGAGCCCAACCCCTACATCACCCCGGAGCTGAGCTTCCAGTTCCACTACTTCGCCATCCGCAAGATGCATCTCTTGATGCGGGCCAAGGCTCTGGTGGCCTTCCCCGGCGGCTTCGGGACCATGGACGAGCTCTTCGAGGCCCTGACCCTGATCCAGACCCGCAAGGTCAAACCCATCCCGGTGCTGCTCTTTGGCCGCAGGTTCTGGCACAAGGTCGTGAATTTCGAGGCCCTGGTCGAGGAAGGGACCATCAACGCCGAAGATCTGAACCTCTTTCAGTATGTGAGCACGGCCGAGGAGGCCTGGGATATCATCAAGGTCAGCAACGGCCGGACCACGCCGGGCAAACCTTGA
- a CDS encoding sensor domain-containing diguanylate cyclase, with the protein MSTEFLSDEGDVCFDQTRRFEILREIFDSLSEHVAVIDRDGCIVDTNRSWQRFAAESGTADECRLQGQNYIEVCDSAQGSAVEEAKQAAAGIRAVLSGEIPEFSLEYPCHTSSGKRWFLMTVSPLVSHGSIDGAVVSHIQITARKLAEAALVRYERAIASSSSLVSIIDSDFVYQLVNDSYLRVHRKARDEIEGRKVAEIVGQDVFDKHVGPKLTRCFAGETVEYEAWFDTKWADRRCYAVTYYPYRERDDSISGAVVTATDITEAKRMQDEIANSARRLAEAQRLAKVGSFEKDYLHGKKSWSDEFCRILGYPPDAVDPDFNLFMHHIHPDDEPAFRENFEAAQATGHEFTTELRIRTVQGEERHVSLVCGFDLLEDGSMFRLHGAMADVTERRLAELRLERLANTDELTGLPNRRHFLECVRAEMTRSRRFGKSLCVAMVDIDDFKKVNDTHGHGVGDLALRHVAQTINGLRRAVDVVGRLGGEEFCVLFPEAGLAAGITAAERVRKALAEAVLEHGDLRLRLTVSIGLAEYSGDESLDGLLRRSDEALYEAKRTGKNRVCSRGVDSAPA; encoded by the coding sequence ATGAGTACGGAATTTCTGTCCGATGAGGGTGATGTCTGTTTTGATCAGACACGTCGTTTCGAAATTTTGCGCGAGATTTTCGACAGTCTGAGCGAACACGTGGCGGTAATTGACCGCGATGGCTGCATTGTCGACACAAACCGCAGCTGGCAACGTTTCGCGGCTGAAAGCGGAACGGCCGACGAGTGTCGCCTGCAGGGCCAGAATTACATAGAGGTCTGTGATTCCGCTCAAGGCTCGGCCGTGGAGGAAGCAAAGCAGGCCGCAGCCGGAATAAGGGCCGTGCTCTCGGGCGAAATTCCGGAGTTCAGCCTGGAATATCCATGTCATACGTCTTCGGGAAAACGCTGGTTTCTGATGACGGTCTCGCCGCTTGTCAGCCACGGCTCCATTGACGGTGCCGTGGTTTCCCATATCCAGATCACGGCTCGCAAACTGGCCGAGGCAGCGCTGGTCCGTTACGAACGCGCCATCGCGTCCTCCTCTTCTCTGGTCAGCATCATCGACAGTGATTTCGTCTATCAGCTCGTCAACGACAGTTATCTCAGGGTGCACAGGAAAGCGCGCGATGAAATCGAAGGGCGCAAGGTTGCCGAGATAGTGGGGCAGGACGTTTTCGACAAGCATGTCGGTCCGAAGCTCACCCGCTGTTTTGCCGGGGAGACCGTGGAGTACGAGGCCTGGTTCGATACGAAATGGGCGGACAGGCGTTGCTACGCGGTGACGTATTATCCCTACCGCGAACGAGACGACAGCATCTCGGGCGCCGTGGTCACGGCCACGGACATCACCGAGGCCAAGCGGATGCAGGATGAGATTGCAAACAGCGCCCGGCGTCTTGCCGAGGCCCAGCGGCTGGCGAAGGTCGGCAGCTTTGAAAAGGACTACCTGCACGGAAAGAAGAGCTGGTCCGACGAATTTTGCCGTATTCTCGGGTATCCTCCGGATGCGGTCGATCCGGATTTCAATCTGTTCATGCATCACATCCATCCCGACGACGAGCCCGCTTTCCGGGAAAATTTTGAAGCGGCCCAGGCCACGGGGCATGAATTCACGACCGAGCTGCGCATCCGCACCGTTCAGGGCGAGGAAAGACACGTCAGCCTGGTTTGCGGTTTTGACCTGCTGGAGGACGGCAGCATGTTCCGCCTGCACGGAGCCATGGCCGACGTGACCGAGCGCCGGCTGGCGGAGCTGCGCCTGGAGCGTCTGGCCAACACCGACGAACTGACCGGCCTGCCCAACCGCAGGCATTTTCTGGAGTGCGTGCGTGCGGAGATGACCCGCTCCAGGCGTTTTGGAAAGAGCCTGTGCGTGGCCATGGTCGACATCGACGATTTCAAAAAGGTTAACGATACCCATGGCCACGGGGTCGGGGATCTGGCCTTGCGGCATGTGGCTCAAACCATCAACGGTTTGCGCAGGGCAGTGGACGTGGTCGGGCGTCTTGGAGGCGAGGAGTTTTGCGTCCTGTTTCCCGAGGCGGGACTCGCAGCTGGAATCACGGCGGCGGAGCGCGTGCGCAAGGCACTGGCCGAAGCGGTTCTCGAGCATGGGGACCTGCGCTTGCGGCTGACGGTCAGCATCGGCCTGGCGGAATACTCGGGGGACGAGAGCCTGGACGGGCTTTTGAGGCGCAGCGACGAGGCTCTTTACGAAGCCAAGCGCACCGGCAAGAACCGGGTCTGTTCCCGGGGAGTGGATTCCGCTCCGGCATGA
- a CDS encoding MlaD family protein codes for MASARVNFSVGLFMTAGLALATLAVIWLGMTSFLRKGELFVTYFDESVQGLGVDSPVKYRGVPVGRVQAIRIAPDYHLIEVVILIDDEHADDENRFVDSVAAISNVGITGAMFVEIDKRGPLAHDFSPRLGFTPEYPVIASRPSDIKKLFREIDEIAMKIQSIDFKGISDQAMLAFATMNTVMTEAQFGAISADIRTLLASINAAANPKRLESMAKNMEQTVIASRTLMNTAAEELTRLDTILVQFQSMIEANRPHVDTAMNALASTALKADVVMTQSHATVFQMQGAIKDLEARMAATAENLEQTSSNLNTLIGNVKDQPAQLIFGQPKAPRKVEE; via the coding sequence ATGGCTTCCGCTCGTGTCAATTTTTCCGTGGGACTGTTCATGACCGCCGGTCTGGCCCTGGCCACTCTGGCAGTCATCTGGCTCGGGATGACCTCTTTCCTGCGCAAGGGAGAGCTCTTCGTGACCTACTTCGACGAGTCCGTGCAGGGCCTCGGGGTGGACTCTCCGGTCAAGTACCGGGGCGTGCCCGTGGGCCGCGTCCAGGCCATCCGCATCGCCCCTGACTATCACCTCATCGAGGTCGTCATCCTCATCGACGACGAGCATGCCGATGACGAAAACCGTTTCGTGGACAGCGTGGCGGCCATCTCCAACGTCGGCATCACCGGGGCCATGTTCGTGGAAATAGACAAACGAGGACCGCTAGCGCACGATTTTTCCCCCAGGCTGGGCTTCACCCCGGAATATCCGGTCATCGCCTCCAGACCCTCGGACATCAAGAAGCTGTTCCGGGAAATCGACGAGATCGCCATGAAGATCCAGTCCATCGACTTCAAGGGCATCTCGGACCAGGCCATGCTGGCTTTTGCAACCATGAACACGGTCATGACCGAGGCGCAGTTCGGGGCCATCTCCGCCGACATCCGCACCCTGCTGGCCAGCATCAATGCGGCGGCAAATCCGAAGCGTCTGGAATCCATGGCTAAAAACATGGAGCAAACCGTCATCGCTTCGCGCACGCTGATGAACACGGCCGCCGAAGAACTGACCCGCCTCGACACGATCCTGGTTCAATTCCAATCCATGATCGAGGCCAACCGGCCGCATGTGGACACGGCCATGAACGCCTTGGCGTCCACGGCCCTCAAAGCCGACGTGGTCATGACCCAGAGTCACGCCACCGTGTTTCAGATGCAGGGCGCCATCAAGGATCTGGAAGCGCGTATGGCCGCCACCGCCGAGAACCTGGAGCAGACCTCAAGCAACCTGAACACCCTGATCGGCAACGTCAAAGACCAGCCCGCCCAGCTCATTTTCGGACAACCCAAGGCCCCCCGCAAGGTGGAAGAGTAG
- a CDS encoding ABC transporter permease, with translation MNNDHSTTPSPALSVNSSPELLDLSLRGIIDLRTTPEIMDRLAQLPLPLPRRIRADLSGVTRMDDCGALVILQLRRMAEKNGCDLKMHGTPGHVQELLDFLRLDDPPQSVGIKRAKPDFMTRFGIKTLDVTNQAVTHVSFVGEVVVTLLSLLRHPDRLRLGDTVLYMQRVGVDALPIVGLISFLLGLIMAFMSAVQLQQFGANIYVASLVALAMVRELGPIMTAILVAGRSGSAFAAEIGTMKVSEEVDALVTMGFKPAMFLVAPKIIASVLVVPLLAMYSNLFAIAGGLLIGVTTLDLTVNAYMAQTMNTLSIFDINWGLFKSAIFAVLIATVGCFKGYQVRGGAASVGQATTSAVVTGIFLVILVDSILAVILRYWRP, from the coding sequence ATGAATAACGACCACTCCACGACACCATCGCCCGCACTCTCCGTAAACTCCAGCCCGGAGTTGCTGGACTTAAGCCTGCGCGGAATCATAGACCTGCGCACGACTCCGGAGATCATGGATCGCCTGGCGCAGCTGCCGCTACCCCTTCCCAGGCGTATTCGCGCCGACCTGAGCGGAGTCACGCGCATGGACGATTGCGGGGCGCTCGTGATCCTGCAGCTGCGGCGCATGGCTGAAAAAAACGGCTGCGATCTTAAGATGCATGGAACCCCAGGTCACGTGCAGGAGCTCCTGGATTTTCTGCGTTTGGACGATCCGCCGCAATCGGTCGGCATCAAAAGAGCAAAACCCGATTTCATGACGCGTTTCGGCATCAAGACCCTCGATGTGACGAATCAGGCCGTAACCCATGTGTCCTTCGTGGGCGAGGTCGTCGTGACTCTTTTGTCCCTGCTGCGCCATCCGGACCGGCTGCGCCTGGGCGACACGGTCCTCTACATGCAACGGGTCGGCGTGGACGCCTTGCCCATTGTCGGCCTGATCAGCTTTCTTCTGGGGCTGATCATGGCCTTCATGTCCGCCGTGCAGTTGCAGCAGTTCGGGGCCAACATCTACGTGGCATCCCTGGTGGCGCTGGCCATGGTCCGCGAACTGGGACCGATCATGACCGCCATCCTCGTGGCCGGACGCTCGGGCTCTGCCTTCGCCGCCGAAATCGGAACCATGAAGGTCTCCGAGGAAGTGGACGCCCTGGTGACCATGGGTTTCAAGCCGGCCATGTTCCTGGTGGCGCCCAAGATCATCGCCTCCGTGCTGGTGGTGCCGCTCTTGGCCATGTATTCCAACCTCTTCGCCATCGCCGGAGGCCTGCTCATCGGCGTGACCACGCTGGATCTGACCGTCAACGCGTACATGGCCCAGACCATGAACACGCTGAGCATCTTCGACATCAACTGGGGCCTCTTCAAAAGCGCCATCTTCGCCGTGCTCATCGCCACGGTGGGCTGCTTCAAAGGCTATCAGGTACGGGGCGGAGCGGCCAGCGTGGGCCAGGCGACGACCTCGGCCGTGGTCACGGGCATCTTTCTGGTCATCCTGGTCGATTCGATCCTGGCCGTGATCTTGAGGTACTGGCGGCCATGA
- a CDS encoding Rid family detoxifying hydrolase: MQKLDFIATDKAPAAVGPYSQAVRAGGFVYVSGQLGMVPATGQFAGADFEAQARQALSNMGAILAEAGCSTTDIVSVDVFVTDLANFKLFNGIYDEFMAGHRPARAAVQVSALPLGGIVEIKCVALARS; the protein is encoded by the coding sequence ATGCAGAAACTCGATTTCATCGCCACGGACAAGGCCCCGGCCGCCGTGGGCCCCTATTCCCAGGCCGTGCGTGCCGGGGGCTTTGTGTATGTCAGCGGTCAGCTTGGAATGGTTCCCGCCACCGGCCAGTTCGCGGGTGCGGATTTCGAGGCCCAGGCGCGGCAGGCCCTGTCCAACATGGGCGCCATCCTGGCCGAGGCCGGATGTTCCACGACGGATATCGTCAGCGTGGACGTGTTCGTGACCGATCTGGCCAATTTCAAGCTGTTTAACGGCATTTATGACGAATTCATGGCCGGACACCGGCCGGCCCGCGCCGCGGTGCAGGTTTCGGCCCTGCCTTTGGGCGGGATCGTTGAAATCAAATGCGTGGCCCTGGCCCGCTCATAA